One Uranotaenia lowii strain MFRU-FL unplaced genomic scaffold, ASM2978415v1 HiC_scaffold_826, whole genome shotgun sequence DNA window includes the following coding sequences:
- the LOC129760911 gene encoding uncharacterized protein LOC129760911, translating to MHRGIFCIPIEGLGDKGFIHKLGQVKMLQHDEKKLKSEDGTGGQLPRVKPALPAKPINIPPPNHHHIVVAAGTGLGAINSGSNGSKVKQIRKNFSTAKSVDGADICGDFGSGGVSRRLFTKPSPPPGVPVPDRGVGDSGAGNAVVSSSSPSRKVATKTRLTDQQPKATPSSSPNMGCSNDCCGIILNSHNHKQTTQPSSLAHSKNGTSCSLSSATNSIKHTLNAKLFSEESKPPKGSRKQEETRIKSSSDSVDSSLSSSSGGFRDPEFIARQTMAFELYKSRDAATSSSSSNCITKPPQHIQSISQYQKSSKQLEQMLAQRLEKSLALGGPSGSTPPVHPNTTATHFRARSIDTGISGGSLSTFNAAGSSSSSTGGCFLGGSTIPKQIQQKLQEEMKLQCKNIKDKFLIEKRHPQEHYKPVYRDSTKMVHSSGSNGSIKKMVHSSGSNGSIK from the exons ATGCATCGGGGAATATTTTGTATACCAATCGAAGGACTAGGAG ATAAGGGATTCATCCATAAGCTTGGGCAGGTGAAAATGCTGCAGCATGACGAGAAAAAACTCAAGTCAGAAGACGGTACTGGCGGTCAACTCCCTCGAGTCAAACCAGCCCTGCCAGCCAAGCCGATCAATATTCCACCCCCAAACCATCACCACATTGTTGTGGCCGCAGGAACTGGTCTGGGTGCAATAAATTCCGGTTCTAACGGAAGTAAGGTGAAACAGATTCGCAAAAACTTCTCCACTGCAAAGTCCGTTGACGGGGCTGATATTTGTGGCGACTTTGGAAGTGGCGGCGTTAGTAGACGACTATTTACTAAACCCTCCCCTCCTCCAGGCGTCCCGGTGCCAGACAGAGGGGTGGGCGATAGTGGAGCTGGCAATGCGGTAGTTTCTTCCTCCTCGCCCAGCCGCAAGGTTGCAACCAAGACAAGACTCACTGACCAACAACCCAAAGCAACTCCATCGTCTTCGCCAAACATGGGCTGTTCGAACGATTGCTGTGGAATTATTCTAAACTCGCACAATCATAAACAAACGACCCAACCATCTAGCCTAGCGCACTCGAAGAACGGAACAAGTTGCAGCCTAAGCAGTGCCACCAATAGTATCAAACATACGTTAAACGCAAAACTTTTCAGTGAAGAATCGAAACCTCCCAAAGGATCCCGGAAGCAGGAAGAAACTCGAATAAAATCTTCCAGTGACAGTGTTGACAGTTCGCTTTCCTCCAGTTCCGGTGGCTTTCGGGATCCGGAGTTCATCGCTCGTCAAACGATGGCATTCGAGCTGTACAAATCACGGGATGCTGCAACATCGAGCAGCAGCAGTAACTGCATCACAAAACCACCTCAGCACATACAAAGCATATCACAGTATCAGAAATCATCGAAACAACTCGAACAGATGCTAGCACAACGACTCGAAAAAAGCCTTGCACTGGGAGGACCGTCGGGATCGACCCCGCCAGTGCATCCCAACACCACTGCCACCCACTTTAGGGCGCGAAGCATCGATACCGGGATTAGTGGAGGCAGTTTAAGTACTTTCAATGCGGCCGgaagtagtagtagtagtaccGGGGGATGTTTTCTCGGTGGCAGCACTATTCCGAAGCAAATTCAGCAGAAGTTACAGGAGGAGATGAAGCTGCAGTGTAAAAATATAAAGGATAAATTTCTCATTGAAAAACGACATCCGCAGGAGCACTACAAGCCGGTGTATCGGGATTCGACG
- the LOC129760910 gene encoding uncharacterized protein LOC129760910: MASTGSQEGKQNEKDTALPGVTFGRVEWIGPEQATDNIVAENLPATSLAPNASASGQKKLGTRPKKVVCPKSTTSRTSKRNPLRTVRKRTDHHCGTCNERDSSKMVLCDKCEVWHHFSCVGVTSNVADRSTWICSTCDTTTIQTEPTTLSNRKQPTGNLHHGIDSGQRVATTLSDRNAGNKNNERHETNSVARVSVSQTSSRSDSRRTKELRLQKLKELTELQQKYIEQKYAILEEPETEGSEFNDACSIDKMSNIEQWMKKTNITGKGESGSVEQDDCFEEDTMRPPLIEKHPTAKFEGITAKSSRQQSNFAPVRSTHRRLLGDFNPEQRSTPLATSDIQRISNYDPNEVCFLNRSQIAARQAINKELPDFDGSPEDWPLFLSTYHSSTRMCGFTNEENMLRLRKCLRGKALEAVRSRLLHENNVTGVISTLKMIFGRPETIIHAMIARIRTLTPPNIDRLETIVNFALTVENLCANIEACGVPDFVYNASLRIEMIQKLPSVLKLQWANHTRTVASPTLLDFSNWLHGLAEDASAVMVTASIPKTRREKKEGFLYHHEENSEDECSPDAEKFAAFTHQEANQSRVKPCISCSGSCITVTKCPIFLALDHDSKWKIVKEKRLCSKCLKKHNGSCRQQKQCGHNGCTRLHHNMLHKPDISPRDSSTNTVEEHSCNVNQRLGSGVLFRIIPVILYGPKKSLNTFAFIDDGSEITLMEDQIAKELDLDGSTQSLCLRWTSGTHRTESSSRKISLDISGTDEQSKRYRVANVRTVESLQIRPQTLDMMEMRKKFRHLQNIPIQSYENAYPRIIIGLEHAKLGHPFKSREGNIDEPIAVKSCLGWTVYGKCSNNLGTTLYVNQHSLLKCPCEKTNDGDLNLLMKNFFAIDNLGLNKSNSVIMSREDQRAIMLLENHTFQNGRYEVNLLWKYDHARLPDSKSMALSRWKCLQRRLQKDSHLSKILEEKMNDYVAKGYARQLSSEELVEDHPRVWYLPVFPITNPNKPGKTRLVWDAAAKAHGISLNSLLLKGPDLLTSLFAVLLKFRESKIAVCGDIREMYHQVLIRKEDQQCQRFFWGKNDETNMPLTYIMQVMTFGACSSPCTAQFIKNRNAEHFKHKHPAATSAIIHNHYVDDMLISTETEEEAINLAKAVKIIHSNAGFELRNFKSNSSYVTDALEGQSESNETSEKDMNVGRESSPEKVLGMWWNTTTDCFMFKMSPSIDPDILSGTRKPTKREVLRFLMQIFDPLGLIGHLLMFLKCLLQEIWRTSVDWDDVIQDNEYQKWKRWLEVFPAVTTVSIPRCYRNLCTMDSSTEVQMHTFVDASENGMAAAVYLRFKNNGITECALLSTKTRVAPLKFLSIPRSELQASVLGARLANSVKESISITLSRRYFWTDSRTVLSWLSADHRKYSQFVSHRVSDILESTTLSEWHWIPSKLNVADDGTKWKNLPDLSKTSRWFCGPDFLLLPESEWPLPEEPLISTDIEIRPHILSHSLPLPALIPVENFSLWKTLLRKTAYALRYIYNAQRLAQKQPILSGPLQSADLCKAEQYLFRYAQREAYPDEIALLSAETPHERKSCIPKNSPLYKLCTFLDENSVLRMQGRISSCQYAPPDAQNPIILPRNHHITKLVVASFHYRYNHQNHETIINEIRQRYHVPKLRSTYKNIRSNCQTCKNLRARPQPL, from the coding sequence atggCGAGTACCGGATCGCAAGAAGGCAAACAAAACGAAAAGGATACGGCTTTGCCGGGTGTCACCTTTGGAAGAGTAGAGTGGATAGGCCCCGAACAAGCCACGGATAACATCGTAGCAGAAAATTTGCCCGCAACATCCCTAGCGCCTAACGCTAGCGCTTCAGGACAAAAGAAACTCGGCACTAGGCCCAAGAAAGTCGTTTGCCCAAAGTCAACTACAAGTAGAACTTCTAAACGGAACCCACTTCGAACGGTTCGAAAACGTACGGACCACCACTGTGGAACATGTAACGAACGGGATTCTAGCAAGATGGTTTTGTGTGACAAGTGCGAAGTGTGGCATCATTTCTCTTGTGTCGGAGTTACCAGTAACGTAGCCGATCGGAGCACTTGGATATGTTCAACATGCGACACTACGACAATTCAAACGGAACCTACTACCCTTTCGAACAGGAAACAACCCACCGGGAACCTTCACCACGGAATCGACTCAGGGCAACGAGTAGCTACTACGCTAAGTGATCGCAATGCTGGCAACAAGAACAACGAGCGACATGAGACCAACTCCGTGGCTCGCGTGTCTGTGAGTCAGACCAGCTCTCGAAGTGACTCCAGGCGGACGAAGGAACTACGCTTGCAAAAGCTTAAAGAGCTAACCGAACTGCAGCAAAAGTACATCGAACAAAAGTATGCCATTCTAGAGGAACCAGAAACGGAAGGAAGTGAGTTCAACGATGCCTGCTCCATTGACAAAATGTCAAACATCGAGCAATGGATGAAAAAAACCAATATTACGGGAAAAGGTGAGTCGGGATCAGTAGAACAAGACGACTGTTTTGAAGAAGACACAATGCGCCCTCCCCTCATTGAAAAACATCCAACTGCGAAATTCGAAGGTATAACAGCGAAAAGTAGTCGGCAGCAGAGCAACTTTGCTCCCGTGCGAAGCACGCATAGAAGGCTACTCGGTGACTTCAATCCAGAACAACGCTCAACTCCGTTAGCAACATCAGACATCCAACGAATTTCGAACTATGATCCCAACGAAGTATGCTTCCTCAACAGAAGTCAAATAGCCGCTCGACAAGCCATTAACAAAGAGCTACCTGATTTCGACGGGAGTCCCGAAGACTGGCCATTGTTTTTATCCACCTATCATTCGTCCACTCGGATGTGCGGGTTCACtaacgaggagaacatgctaagGCTGCGCAAATGTCTTAGAGGGAAAGCCCTGGAGGCTGTACGGAGTAGGTTGCTGCATGAAAATAATGTTACAGGCGTGATATCAACACTAAAAATGATATTCGGAAGACCAGAAACCATTATACATGCGATGATCGCTAGGATTAGGACACTGACTCCTCCAAACATTGACCGATTAGAAACCATCGTAAACTTTGCTTTGACGGTGGAGAACTTATGCGCCAACATTGAAGCCTGCGGTGTTCCCGATTTCGTTTATAATGCATCTTTACGAATCGAAATGATTCAGAAGCTTCCTTCTGTATTGAAACTTCAGTGGGCTAATCATACTAGAACAGTAGCGAGTCCAACGTTGCTGGATTTTAGCAATTGGTTGCACGGCTTAGCAGAAGATGCGAGTGCAGTTATGGTAACTGCCTCGATCCCCAAAACTCGACGGGAGAAAAAGGAAGGTTTTCTGTACCACCACGAGGAAAATAGCGAGGATGAATGTTCACCAGACGCTGAGAAGTTCGCAGCTTTTACCCATCAAGAAGCAAACCAGTCCAGAGTAAAGCCTTGTATTTCCTGCTCCGGAAGTTGTATTACGGTTACAAAATGTCCAATATTTCTCGCACTAGACCATGATTCTAAGTGGAAAATAGTTAAGGAGAAAAGGCTGTGTAGTAAATGCCTCAAAAAACATAACGGATCATGTAGACAACAAAAACAATGTGGGCATAATGGATGCACTCGCTTGCACCACAATATGTTGCATAAGCCAGATATCTCTCCCAGGGATTCTTCTACGAATACGGTTGAAGAACATAGCTGCAATGTCAACCAAAGACTTGGCAGTGGTGTACTATTTAGAATAATACCTGTCATTCTATACGGCCCGAAAAAATCGTTGAACACCTTCGCATTTATCGATGACGGGTCTGAGATTACATTGATGGAGGACCAGATAGCTAAAGAATTAGATCTAGATGGATCCACTCAGAGCCTTTGCCTAAGATGGACCAGCGGGACCCACCGAACCGAATCCTCGTCGCGGAAAATCAGTCTTGACATCTCCGGAACTGATGAACAGTCGAAACGATATCGAGTAGCAAACGTAAGAACCGTCGAGTCTTTGCAAATTAGGCCACAAACTCTGGATATGatggaaatgagaaaaaaattcaggcatcttcaaaatattcccattCAATCCTACGAGAATGCATATCCACGGATTATCATAGGTCTAGAACACGCTAAACTTGGACATCCTTTCAAAAGTCGTGAAGGCAATATAGATGAGCCGATCGCGGTTAAATCGTGTCTAGGATGGACAGTCTACGGAAAGTGCTCTAACAATCTGGGTACCACACTCTACGTGAATCAACATTCACTCCTGAAGTGCCCTTGCGAAAAAACTAACGATGGAGATCTCAACTTACTGATGAAAAACTTCTTCGCTATCGACAACTTAGgtctaaataaatcaaatagcGTTATAATGTCACGAGAAGATCAACGAGCTATTATGCTGCTGGAAAACCACACCTTTCAAAATGGCCGATACGAAGTGAACCTGTTGTGGAAATATGATCATGCTCGTTTACCAGACAGCAAGTCAATGGCACTTAGTCGATGGAAATGCCTGCAAAGGCGATTGCAAAAAGATTCTCATCTATCCAAGATACTCGAAGAAAAGATGAACGATTACGTCGCGAAAGGGTATGCCCGTCAGCTTTCTTCTGAAGAGTTAGTAGAAGATCATCCCAGAGTCTGGTATCTACCTGTATTCCCTATAACCAATCCAAATAAACCCGGGAAAACCAGACTAGTATGGGATGCCGCAGCTAAGGCACATGGAATTTCGTTAAATTCTTTACTCCTGAAGGGTCCCGACCTACTGACGTCGCTGTTTGCCGTGCTTTTGAAATTCAGAGAATCTAAGATAGCCGTTTGCGGAGACATCCGTGAGATGTACCACCAGGTACTCATACGGAAAGAGGATCAACAATGCCAACGCTTTTTTTGGGGAAAGAATGACGAAACCAATATGCCATTAACGTATATAATGCAAGTTATGACGTTTGGAGCATGCTCTTCTCCCTGTACCGCTCAATTCATAAAGAATCGTAATGCGGAACATTTCAAGCACAAACACCCTGCTGCAACGTCAGCAATAATACACAATCATTACGTGGATGATATGCTTATCAGCACGGAAACCGAAGAAGAGGCAATCAATTTGGCCAAAGCCGTTAAAATAATCCATAGCAACGCTGGGTTTGAACTAAGAAACTTCAAGTCCAATTCAAGCTATGTAACCGACGCACTCGAAGGCCAATCGGAGTCAAACGAGACGAGCGAAAAGGATATGAACGTCGGAAGGGAAAGTAGTCCGGAAAAAGTCCTCGGCATGTGGTGGAACACGACGACAGATTGCTTCATGTTCAAGATGTCACCAAGCATCGATCCGGACATTCTATCCGGAACCCGGAAGCCAACCAAGCGCGAAGTTCTTCGCTTCCTAATGCAAATATTTGATCCATTAGGACTTATTGGACATCTTTTGATGTTTCTCAAGTGTCTTTTGCAAGAAATCTGGAGAACATCTGTAGACTGGGACGATGTTATACAGGACAACGAATATCAGAAGTGGAAAAGATGGCTCGAGGTATTCCCCGCCGTGACAACAGTTTCGATTCCCCGTTGTTATCGCAACCTTTGTACAATGGATTCCAGCACTGAAGTGCAAATGCACACCTTCGTCGATGCCAGTGAGAATGGCATGGCCGCCGCAGTTTAtttgagatttaaaaataacggCATAACAGAGTGCGCGCTACTGAGTACCAAAACCAGAGTGGCTCCGTTAAAGTTCTTGTCAATCCCCCGTTCCGAGCTCCAAGCCAGTGTCCTTGGGGCTAGACTGGCGAATTCAGTAAAAGAATCAATTTCAATAACGCTAAGCAGACGCTATTTTTGGACAGATTCCCGAACGGTCTTAAGTTGGTTATCTGCGGATCATCGTAAGTACAGCCAGTTTGTTTCACACCGAGTCAGCGACATACTGGAATCAACTACACTATCCGAATGGCACTGGATCCCATCCAAGTTGAACGTGGCAGACGATGGTACCAAATGGAAGAACCTCCCAGATCTTAGTAAAACCAGCAGATGGTTCTGCGGTCCGGATTTCCTACTGCTGCCGGAATCTGAATGGCCACTTCCGGAAGAACCGTTGATCTCTACAGATATTGAAATACGGCCGCACATACTTAGTCATAGTCTACCCCTGCCAGCTCTAATTCCGGTCGAAAACTTTTCCTTGTGGAAAACTTTGCTTCGTAAAACAGCCTACGCGCTTCGATATATTTATAATGCACAGAGACTAGCACAAAAGCAACCCATCCTCTCTGGACCCCTACAATCTGCTGATTTGTGCAAGGCAGAGCAGTATCTGTTCCGATACGCTCAAAGAGAGGCTTATCCCGACGAAATTGCGTTATTAAGTGCAGAAACACCCCATGAGAGGAAAAGCTGTATTCCTAAAAATAGCCCATTGTACAAACTATGTACCTTCCTTGATGAAAATTCCGTTCTTAGGATGCAAGGCCGTATATCGTCATGTCAGTACGCTCCGCCAGATGCACAAAATCCGATTATCCTCCCGCGTAACCATCATATTACGAAACTCGTAGTTGCGAGCTTCCATTATCGATATAATCATCAGAACCACGAAACGATTATTAATGAAATTCGACAACGCTATCATGTGCCAAAATTGCGGTCAACTTATAAGAACATACGTTCAAATTGTCAAACCTGTAAGAATCTACGAGCACGGCCTCAGCCCCTTTAA